The Spea bombifrons isolate aSpeBom1 chromosome 4, aSpeBom1.2.pri, whole genome shotgun sequence genome segment TGACAGGAGGCTGGTGCTGCCGcatgtgtgaggggaggtcggtgctgtgtatatgtgttgtggtgtagtagtgtgtgaggggaggtcggtgctgtgtatatgtgtcgtggtgtagtagtgtgtgaggggaggtgctgtgtatatgtgtcgtggtgtagtagtgtgggaggggaggtcggtgccgtgtatatgtgtcgtggtgtagtagtgtgtgagggggaggtcggtgctgtgtatatgtgtcgtggtgtagtagtgtgtgaggggaggtcggtgctgtgtatatgtgttgtggtgtagtagtgtgtgaggggaggtcggtgctgtgtatatgtgttgtggtgtagtagtgtgtgaggggaggtcggtgctgtgtatatgtgttgtggtgtagtagtgtgtgaggggaggtcggtgctgtgtatatgtgttgtggtgtagtagtgtgtgagggggaggtcggtgctgtgtatatgtgttgtggtgtagtagtgtgtgaggggaggtcgtgctgtgtatatgtgttgtggtgtagtagtgtctgagggggaggtcggtgctgtgtatatgtattgtggtgtagtagtgtgtgagggggaggtcggcgctgtgtatatgtgttgtggtgtagtagtgtgtgagggggaggtcggtgctgtgtatatgtgttgtggtgtagtagtgtgtgaggggaggtcggcgctgtgtatatgtgtcgtggtgtagtagtgtgaggggtaggtcggtgctgtgtatatgtgttgtggtgtagtagtgtgtgaggggaggtcgctgctgtgtatgtgtgatgtggtgtagtagtgtgtgagggggaggtcggtgctgtgtatatgtgttgtagtgtagtagtgtgtgaggggaggttggtgctgtgtatatgtgttgtggtgtagtagtgtgtgaggggtcggtgctgtgtatatgtgttgtggtgtagtagtgtgtgagggggaggtgctgtgtatatgtgttgtggagtagtagtgtgtgagggggaggtcggtgctgtgtatatgtgttgtggtgtagtagtgtgtgagggggaggtgctgtgtatatgtgttgtggtgtagtagtgtgtgagggggaggtcggtgctgtgtatatgtgttgtggtgtagtagtgtgtgagggggaggtcggtgctgtgtatatgtgttgtggtgtagtagtgtgtgagggggaggtcggtgctgtgtatatgtgttgtggtgtagtagtgtgtgaggggaggccggtgctgtgtaaatgtgttgtggtatagtagtgtgtgagggggaggtcggtgctgtgtatatgtgtcgtggtgtagtagtgtgtgagggggaggtcggtgctgtgtatatgtgttgtggtgtagtagtgtgtgagggggaggtcggtgctgtgtatatgtgttgtggtgtagtagtgtgtgagggggaggtcggtgctgtgtttatgtgttgtggtgtagtagtgtgtgaggtgGAGGtcagtgctgtgtatatgtgttgtggtgtagtagtagtgtgtgaggggaggtcggtgctgtgtatatgtgttgtggtatagtagtgtgtgagggggaggtgctgtgtatatgtgttgtggagtagtagtgtgtgagggggaggtcggtgctgtgtatatgtgtcgtggtgtagtagtgtgtgaggggaggtcggtgctgtgtatatgtgttgtggtgtagtagtgtgtgagggggaggtcggtgctgtgtatatgtgttgtggtgtagtagtgtgtgaggggaggtcgtgctgtgtatatgtgttgtggtgtagtagtgtctgagggggaggtcggtgctgtgtatatgtattgtggtgtagtagtgtgtgagggggaggtcggcgctgtgtatatgtgttgtggtgtagtagtgtgtgagggggaggtcggtgctgtgtatatgtgttgtggtgtagtagtgtgtgaggggaggtcggcgctgtgtatatgtgtcgtggtgtagtagtgtgaggggtaggtcggtgctgtgtatatgtgttgtggtgtagtagtgtgtgagggtcggcgctgtgtatatgtattgtggtgtagtagtgtgtgaggggaggtcggtgctgtgtatatgtgttgtggtgtagtagtgtgtgagggggaggtcggtgctgtgtatatgtgttgtggtgtagtagtgtgtgagggggaggtgctgtgtatatgtgttgtggtgtagtagtgtgtgagggggaggtgctgtgtatatgtgttgtggagtagtagtgtgtgagggggaggtcggtgctgtgtatatgtgttgtggtgtagtagtgtgtgagggtcggcgctgtgtatatgtgttatagtgtagtagtgtgtgaggggaggttggtgctgtgtatatgtgttgtggtgtagtagtgtgtgagggggaggtcggtgctgtgtatatgtgttgtggtgtagtagtgtgtgaggggtcGGTGctttgtatatgtgttgtggtgtagtagtgtgtgagggggaggtgctgtgtatatgtgttgtagagtagtagtgtgtgagggggaggtcggtgctgtgtatatgtgttgtggtgtagtagtgtgtgaggggaggtcggtgctgtgtatatgtgttgtggtgtagtagtgtgtgaggggaggtcggtgctgtgtatatgtgttgtggtgtagtagtgtgtgagggggaggtgctgtgtatatgtgtcgtggtgtagtagtgtgtgagggggaggtgctgtgtatatgtgttgtggtgtagtagtgtgtgagggggaggtgctgtgtatatgtgtcgtggtgtagtagtgtgtgaggggaggtcggtgccgtgtatatgtgttgtggtgtagtagtgtgtgaggggaggtcggtgccgtgtatatgtgttgtggtgtagtagtgtgtgagggggaggtgctgtgtatatgtgttgtggtgtagtagtgtgagggggaggtgctgtgtatatgtgtcgtggtgtagtagtgtgtgaggggaggtcggtgctgtgtatatgtgtcgtggtgtagtagtgtgtgaggggaggtcggtgctgtgtatatgtgttgtggtgtagtagtgtgtgaggggaggtcggtgctgtgtatatgttttgtggtgtagtagtgtgtgaggggaggtcggtgctgtgtatatgtgttgtggtgtagtagtgtgtgagggggaggttggcgctgtgtatatgtattgtggtgtagtagtgtgtgaggggaggtcggtgctgtgtatatgtgtcgtggtgtagtagtgtgtgaggggggggtgctgtgtatatgtgttgtggtgtagtagtgtgtgagggggaggtgctgtgtatatgtgttgtggtgtagtaatgtgtgaggggaggtcggtgctgtgtatatgtgttgtggtgtagtagtgtgtgaggggaggtcggtgccgtgtatatgtgttgtggtgtagtagtgtgtgagggggaggtgctgtgtatatgtgttgtggtgtagtagtgtgtgagggggaggttggtgctgtgtatatgtgtcgtggtgtagtagtgtgtgaggggtaggtcggtgctgtgtatatgtgttgtggtgtagtagtgtgtgagggggaggtgctgtgtatatgtgtcgtggtgtagtagtgtgtgaggggaggtcggtgctgtgtatatgtattgtggtgtagtagtgtgtgagggggaggtgctgtgtatatgtgttgtggtgtagtagtgtgtgacggggaggtgctgtgtatatgtgtcgcgGTGTAGTAGTGTCGCGTTGTAGTAGTAGtgtgtttttctgtctggcagGTGGCAGATCGTTATGGCGGGGGTCCCAGTAGCACCACCAGGTCTTGAATGTCTTCTCCAGGTAAGATTCCACAGAGACCTTAAAGGAATTGAACTGCTACCTGCGGAGGGGTAATTCTAGGCTACCTGCGGAGGGGTAATTCTAGGCTACCTGCGGAGGGGTAATGCTAGGCTACCTGCGCAGGGGTAATGCTAGGCTACCTGCGCAGGGGTAATGCTAGGCTACCTGCGCAGGGGTAAAGCTAGGCTACCTGCGGAGGGGTAATTCTAGGCTACCTGAGGAGGGATAATGCTAGGCTACCTGCGGAGGGGTAATTCTAGGCTACCTGCGGAGGGGTAATGCTAGGCTACCTGCGGAGGGGTAATTCTAGGCTACCTGCGGAGGTGTAATTCTAGGCTACCTGCGGAGGGGTAATTCTAGGCTAGCTGCGGAGGGGTAATGCTAGGCTACCTGCGCAGGGGTAATGCTAGGCTACCTGCGCAGGGGTAATGCTAGGCTACCTGCGCAGGGGTAAAGCTAGGCTACCTGAGGAGGGGTAATTCTAGGCTACCTGCGGAGGGGTAATTCTAGGCTACCTGCGGAGGGGTAATTCTAGGCTACCTGCGGAGGGGTAATTCTAGGCTACCTGAGGAGGGGTAATTCTAGGCTACCTGCGGAGGGGTAATTCTAGGCTATCTGCGGAGGGATAATGCTAGGCTACCTGCGGAGGGGTAATTCTAGGCTACCTGCGGAGGGGTAATGCTAGGCTACCTGCGGAGGGGTAATTCTAGGCTACCTGCGGAGGGGTAATTCTAGGCTACCTGCGGAGGGGTAATTCTAGGCTACCTGCGGAGGGGTAATTCTAGGCTACCTGCGGAGGGGTAATTCTAGGCTATCTGCGGAGGGGTAATTCTAGGCTATCTGCGGAGGGATAATGCTAGGCTACCTGCGGAGGGGTAATTCTAGGCTACCTGCGGAGGGGTAATTCTAGGCTACCTGCGGAGGGGTAATTCTAGGCTACCTGCGGAGGGGTAATTCTAGGCTACCTGCGGAGGGGTAATTCTAGGCTACCTTTGGTGCTTTGTTCTCCGTCCTTTGGAATGGATGAAAGACTCTTTGCACAGCAGTTAAATGGGTTGGGGTCTCATTCTGCAGGGTTCTCATTCAGACAGAGAGTCTCGGTTTGTGTGGTTCTCACTGGATGTGGGGGTCTCGTCCTGCAGGGTTCTCACTGGATGTGGGGGTCTCGCTCTGCAGGGTTCTCTCTGGGTGTGGGGGTCTCACTAGGAGTATGAGGGGGGTCTCATTCTGCAGGGTTCTCATTCAGACAGAGAGTCTCGGTTTGTGTTGTTCTCACTGGATGTGGGGGTCTCGTCCTGCAGGGTTGTCACTGGATGTGGGGGTCTCGCTCTGCAGGGTTCTCTCTGGGTGTGGGGGTCTCACTAGGagtatgtgggggggggatctCGTTCTGATTGGTCTCTTTCTCTCTCGGCAGGTTGGTTCGGTGCGAGTTAAACAGACGCGTAAGTTCTACATCCTACACAGAAATAACAGCCTTTTTAACACGTAGTGATCCCACGTCACATGCGCAGAACACGCACGAAGGACCTCTGTCGGCTACGGGTTCTCTGTCTGGACCAACCGACACGGACTGAATATAATTTAGTGAATGTGCCATATTCTAAAATTTCTAtttatgtctaaaaaaaaaaaaaaaaatattcctaaaaaatacaattttgccaCATAGGTTATGATTAGATGAAAATAACCGCAGAATTTTGCCCCAGGTCTCGTACGATCCGGGTCTTTGGGGTAATTGATTTGACAGTTTGGTTTCTGTGAAGATCCTCGGGGGTGGGTCTTCTGTTCTGGTTTTCTTTGATTGGCTAAAATCTGATTATTGAATTACCCTGCAGGTGACAGCATGTTCCAGAATTACTGCACCTATGATATATTGAGTGGGGACGGGCAGTTACTGTACAGGGCGGAGGAGGAAAGGGCCTGCTGTGGCCCCAGTTTCAATATTCACATCCGTGACCTTCAGGGATATGAAGTTCTTAATCTCCTTTCACGCTCCGTGTTCTTTTACTGGGAAACTCAGGTGAGAAGTGACGCAGCTAACGCGTTGTGGCGGAGCTCCGGTACTCGACCTGCGTACCTCCGCCAAACCCCCTCCCTTTTGCCCAAAGAGTTCAGCCATCGATGGCTCCCCACCCAACCATCAGTGGAGAATTGAGGAAGGGTGATAACAGGAAATATAATATCCTCCATTCCGGCCGTCTCCCCGGCCCCCTGCTGTGTAATGTCCTGATGAATGGGAAACAGGGTCCCCCCACCCCGGGTTCCCCCAATGGGGCAAACCCATATATCCCTGATATCTTTTACGATTGCCTCCCTCGCCCCAAATATCTTACTGACCGGAGGTTATATGGGGGAGCGACAAACACACCACGCGATCTGCCGTTCTCCGGTCAGGCGTAAGTTGTGGTGTTCTGCAATTCCCGATGCCGCCAGCGGGTGGAGCCAGAATTGCAGGGAGTGGGAAATAGGGATAAGGACACGTTTTACACCTGGGAGGGGGCAAGAGGTGGAGTTCCCAGCACTGAACTCTATGGGGGTAGAAAGCGAGGCGGAGGCCCTCAAAAGGCGGGATGGGGACATAAAGAAAAGTCAGAAAGAGCTGTGAGATGGACACGCGGGTGTCCCGTGGGAATCCTCTGGGAGGGGGGATCACCTGAGAATGAGTGAGCGAGACACCATCACAtgagttatggtgagtaaaggtgatggaacattaaggggtagtagaagcgttattaccggtattattattaaacactcatctacagacaccagacgagccagaaggcttgtttttccctcagaaatctcatggtgctgccacaagcACGGAAGTCCGAGCCCCTGTCGTTGTTTTTAGATGCAGGTGCTCTCGGTCGCCGGGGGGATGCGTTCGGGGTACATTGAAAAAAACTGGACGAGTATGAGATCATCTTTCACACTCCTGACTCAGCAGAGGGAGCCGGTTTTGAAGGTGCGAGGTCCCGGCTGGGGGGCCGGCTTCATGAGTGATGCTCACTTCAAGGTAAGTACTGCTGCTAATACCACATCACAACATGGAGCCTTCTGATTGGGTGATAGTGTCAATGAGTGTCAGCTCTGTGGGATAGGGGAATATGCGTGTGTGAGAGTCGGCTCTGTGGGATAAGggtacacgtgtgtgtgtgttttccttttttgctgTGGCTGCGCATGCGTGCTCACCATCATACACGTGTGTGACATGCGTGTTTTGGACATGTGTATACCTGTGTCGCCCTCCAGATCAAGCTGCATAAAGATAACTCTCCCCTTGGAGTCATCACACGCGTGTGGAAAGGCATGTTAAGCATCAACGACAGTTTCGAGATTCAGTTCCCTTTGGACCTGGACGTGAAGCTGAAGGCTCTGCTCGTGTCATGCGCCGTCTTCATTGTAAGTATCTGACGTGGCCCCGGAGGGCCCGCGGCGGGTAGGAACCTGCCATGTGACCCCACAAAAGGGGAAGGGATCTGAAACACGCTTTAGCCAAATGTTAGCAGAAGCTGCCATTTCTTTGGTGGGTTTTTGCGTACAATCGGTGGCATCGCTGGGACAGCATACTATCATGGGGTGAGAAAAGGATCCTTTATCCGTTACTTGCGCATGAGTAACGAGTATTACCGCGCTCTAAGTAGATCTCTCTCTCCACTGCAGGACTTTTTATATTATGAGCGGAACAGACGCCAAAATAATTAAGCCCAACGCGGCAAGTGAGTGAATGGAAGAAGAAACTAATGAGGGGATGTTAGGGGGCACATGCGGACCCCGGCGGAGCGAAGGAGCAAGTCACATGACTCTGGACGACTTCTCTGCATTTTTGTgtcatgtatatataaaagaaagtaaTGCGTTACGATTGGAACCGGGATTAAAGCTGTAACGTTCATAGTCCTTTTTGATAATGCCCCCCTTTCCTATAGAATGGTTCTTTCCAAACAGTGAATCCCCGCCCACTTTGCTGTTCTCTCCATTGCAGAACGTGGAGGAAATCCCCGACCAATCAGATTTCTGTCCGTTTATCGGCACGTGGCACGCCGTGGCCTCCTCTTTACGATtccatgtatttttatatgtcacagattttactatttattacgGATATATGACATGTGTGAATATATGTAATTACATACGTGTCAGTGTCTGGTGTGTTCTGTGCAGGCGTGGGATCCGTGGGGGCCAGGATGGCGAGGGCTGTGAAAGCCCTGATTAGCTTTCTGGGTGCGAGGATGAAACCGGCTGCGGTTATCACCGGATTTACCGTAAATAGCAGTTTGATTTCCAGCCAAAACAATAAAGTCActttcttaaaaaacaaaacaatgagagagtggtagataagtggaacagcctcccagtagaagtggtagagggtaatacagtaatacaGCAGCTCGtgactgcttaggcctataGCATCCATACAGATATCAGTAGAATAACTTTACTCTTCCCCAATAAGACCCCCGACACAATCATGTGGGCCAGGGCTCATCCACGCAACTTGAGGAGCTTCCATCCGGTGGCATCGGCCACCACCGGCTCCGTCACCAAGATACCAATATTAGTCCTCTTAGCGACCCATTCCGGGCGGGGGGAGGGAAAGTTCCAGATCTTCTCCCTGCCTGATCCTGATAGAAAAGAAAGTAAGAAAGCGCCGCCTCAGGTTATATACCTGCTTGATACAGAGTTGTAAAcgtgaccaatgaatgagagcGACACAAAGCGTTCCTTTCCGCCAGTCATATCCCCTTCCCCATTggttcgggggggggcattcctACGCTTGCTGCACCCGGCTGCGCTGCCTCCAGTGACCAGCAGGTGGCAGCTCAGTCCAGGATACACAGACCCTATCATTTATAGGAATAATCCAGGTGTGTGAGATGCCCTCTTACCCCCAGGGGGGGTTACTGACCCTATAATTCGTAGGAATAATCTTTGTGATGCCTTATTACCCATTAGAGGGTAACACAggtcatataatgtatagaaataatGTGTGAAGTGCCCCCTTAACCTATCAGGAGGGTGGCGATGACTGAGTTATAGGCAGGGGCAGTTTTCCCAGGGCCCGGGTGTGGAGGGGCCCCCGCTGGCACGCTGCAGTGCAATCTCTGCATTAGGCTGCTCTGCACACAGTACTTGTGGCGGGTGATGTGGGAGGTCAGACGGGGCCGCTGGGTTCATGGGGGCCCCCATCTCCTGCTGGATACTTGCAGAGACACAGACTCCATTAGGGGCATCAGTGATGGCAGAGTCAGCTTCCtacttcctgtcatgtgacaggaCCTGCCCGTAGGAAGCTCCTTACAGCCAGTGACAGTGGAGGctacacacgtgtgtgtgtgtatatatatatatatatatatatatatatatatatatatatatataggggggtGTCTCTGCAGCACACGAGCAGAAGCAGCTTCCATGACAGATgcaatgattttctttttttgattttgttttttcggCCCCTCCGGACAGGTAATCCGTGGCGTATCAACATCCTGTTAGCCCAATAACTTTCACGAGATTTGCGCTCGGTCTGTGGGGCAATAAAAACGTTTGTAGAAGAGAAGAGCAGTAACCCTGCTGAGCAGCCAATGGCGTACTAACGCACCGTGTGACATACGGAATATCATGTATGTGGAGGGGGCCACATGTTACAGCAGCGCCCCGGGGCCCTACCTGACCTTCATCTGCCCCTGCTTATAAGAATAACTCCTGTGTGTGACAGCTGGCTCATATGTTCGTGTAAAGTCACGTGACACGCCTTTTTACCCCATCAGAGGTAGACACCGGAGACagttatgtttaaaatatttatatatgtggaaaatacagatatat includes the following:
- the LOC128492293 gene encoding phospholipid scramblase 3-like, which codes for MAGVPVAPPGLECLLQVGSVRVKQTRDSMFQNYCTYDILSGDGQLLYRAEEERACCGPSFNIHIRDLQGYEVLNLLSRSVFFYWETQMQVLSVAGGMRSGYIEKNWTSMRSSFTLLTQQREPVLKVRGPGWGAGFMSDAHFKIKLHKDNSPLGVITRVWKGMLSINDSFEIQFPLDLDVKLKALLVSCAVFIDFLYYERNRRQNN